One Phocoena phocoena chromosome 5, mPhoPho1.1, whole genome shotgun sequence genomic region harbors:
- the NAA11 gene encoding LOW QUALITY PROTEIN: N-alpha-acetyltransferase 11 (The sequence of the model RefSeq protein was modified relative to this genomic sequence to represent the inferred CDS: inserted 1 base in 1 codon; deleted 1 base in 1 codon; substituted 3 bases at 3 genomic stop codons): protein MNILSAQPDDLVNLSPCNLLCLPENYQMKYYLYHGLSXPHLSYITEDEDGXIVGYVLAIMEEDPDDVPHGHITSLAVKRSHRHLGLAKLMDQASRAMIENFNAKYVSLHVRKSNRAALHLCSNTLNLQVSEVEPKYSADGEDAYAMKPGLSQMADELRRXLELKEKGRYVVLGSRENQEVQGSTLPGSKEARQXKNPAADDSGSDSKEPSESMESPRAQDSSEDSHSTS, encoded by the exons ATGAACATCCTCAGTGCTCAGCCAGACGACCTGGTGAACCTGTCGCCCTGCAACCTCCTTTGCCTTCCGGAGAACTATCAGATGAAATATTATCTCTACCATGGCCTTTCCTGACCCCATCTCTCTTACATCACTGAGGATGAGGATG AGATTGTGGGCTACGTCCTGGCCATAATGGAGGAGGACCCAGATGATGTCCCCCACGGACATATCACCTCCCTGGCTGTGAAGCGTTCACACCGGCATCTCGGCCTGGCCAAGCTGATGGACCAGGCCTCCCGGGCCATGATA GAGAACTTTAATGCCAAGTATGTGTCCCTGCATGTCAGGAAGAGTAACCGGGCAGCCTTGCACCTCTGTTCTAACACCCTCAACCTTCAGGTTAGTGAGGTGGAACCCAAATACTCTGCAGATGGAGAAGATGCTTATGCTATGAAGCCGGGTCTGTCGCAGATGGCAGATGAGCTGAGGAGGTAGCTGGAGCTGAAGGAGAAGGGCAGGTATGTTGTGCTGGGCTCCAGGGAGAACCAGGAGGTCCAGGGCAGCACACTTCCTGGTTCCAAAGAGGCCCGTCAATAGAAGAACCCAGCCGCTGATGATAGTGGCAGTGACAGCAAGGAACCCAGCGAGTCCATGGAAAGCCCCCGTGCCCAGGACAGCTCAGAAGACTCACACTCCACCTCCTAG